Below is a genomic region from Drosophila kikkawai strain 14028-0561.14 chromosome X, DkikHiC1v2, whole genome shotgun sequence.
atatattattttatttatattttattaattatattttgtatattttatatattattatattatatatattttatatattttggttACATTTTTAGAGgcttttgaattttataaaggtatataaatatttgttatttacatatttttatttttatatatttttatttttatatatttttttataatttttatatgttaattatatgttttttatatattttttatttattttgtatatattttttatatattttgtatatattttttaatatttttgttatattgtTATCGCCCAGGGCATCCTCGAATTCGACTAGACCCCAAGACTTATTCCACTTAATATTGCTTCCTGCTTTATATTCAACACCGAAATTGTCTGCTCAATAGTGGTACCTGTATCCGTGAAGTAGGGAAACCctaggatatatatatatatatttagaaggATGCTGGCTGGCGGTGATTGCACACCTTTAACATACACACAGCTCGTGACAAATTGAAACTGAAAAGGCATCACAAGTTCAAAATCATAACTGTCTAGGCGAAGGTAAAGgttgtgtgtggtgtgtgtgtgtgtgtgtgtgtgtgtttggtgtgTGAGGTGTACTTGCTGGCTGGTTATGAGTTATGAAAATCTACAAATAATGCAGGAAGAATGCGCatgaatatgaatataaattgaatttactgCCGTAGTAAAGAGTgaatcatatttatatttatttgaccaTGAATAAGTGTGTGCCAGTATATAAAGCAGGAAAATATAAAGGGAAGTGTACTGGAAagatatttgatttttttttagaattttgtcTAGAAaaatttcagatttttaataacaattattgtgtgaaagaaaatattgaaatgttttagaaagtaaaagcaaaaatgaaaattgaaataaatgttgaaatttataaataataatatataaaaaatacatatttatttaccttaaataaaaatgagcTGAATCTTGTTCTCAAAACGTAACTCCCCTTATTAAAACCCCTTCTAAATAATACCTAAAACCCCGTATAGGGTATACTGCTCGTCGACCAACTCCCAGCTAAAACCCAATATCCttttagttgtttttatttatttacctttagGTACGTGTGTACATGCGAATGTTTactgttttcagttttcagttttcgaTACGCCACAGATTGAAAGCAAAAGTTAAAAATGCTCTCCCCAAACATAGATTAGGCCATTTCCTTCGTTCCCAATGTGTTTTTGGGGTAGTATCTACATTTGACATGCTTTTATCTGTTTAGCGTGTTTATTTGCACAGGAAACTCATTACGCAAATCTCCCCCAAAGCTATACGTAAATCCTTTTAGGGTCTCCAATAATGCCGCTCGCTGCATGCCGAGGCTTTAGCTCCTTTCAAGTGAGAAGGAGGGGGAGCTGGGGGACCAGGACTGCCCGCATTTTGTAGTATGTGTTGTATAtcgtatatattatatatatattttttttttatttttttatataaaggcAAAAAGGTTTTATACTTTAATCGAGACTAGAGTTCTCCTATTTTGAATGCCATTTGAGCAACTTTTTGGATTGATTGACCAAACATAGCTACAGTTTGCGTTTAAATAGCTTTCAGAGATGTAAACTCTCGAATGTTTATACTTTTTCTTGGGAATAAGACAAAGCAAATgataaaaaagaataattttcaatttcatttgccACCTGCGTCACGGGACTACTCTTTTTCTTGATGGGGAAAGTTAAGGAAAAGTAGGGAAAATAGTAAGGGTATAGTTGCAAGCtaataaaactattaaaaaataaataaaatttatttaaaatagaatataGTTAATTGAAAGTTGCTAGAATGACAGAAAGCAAGCCAATCAAGTTTGAACAAGAGAATCCTTTGACAGCTGGACTGTCCACTTGCTACAAACGCCTCTAAGCTAAGAGCTTAAGGTTGCAACCTAATCAAATattgctaaaatatttataaattatatttattatatatttctaaattaatACTTTCGTAAGAGCATTCAATGTTCTTTATCAACAATGTTCTATAGAAGCCAGTGCAATTGCTTTCTATATGTATGCTTCTATgcttttttccaactttaatTTCAAGTGCAAGTCCAAGTTACtgaaatggcaacaacaatggccaacttttttttttcgtacaTTAAGCCGACGTAGAGCGGCGGCTTTGATGATAAAATTGAAACCTCTTTTTGGTATATAATGGGTAGCTATGAGAGACTATCAAGGCTTTTACTtgtaacatttaaataaagtatacaCAAATTCTGGTTAATTTAGAGAAAACTTTtctaataaatagaaattaaagaaGATTATTTGTGGAATAAATTttactgtaaatataaaattactgGGTATTCTCAGGTCGAGTCTCATCGttaatacattaaaattcTGTTTAATTTTGAGAAAACTTTTCTAATTAATAATAGTTCAAGTAGATTTATTTGTAGAATAAATTTCCTACAAGTATAAAATTGATGGGTATTCCCTAGTCGAGTCTTCACCTTTTTTTAACGTTACGGCACAGTCGGTTCCAGTTTGTGTTCGGTGTCGGAGTAAAAcagtaaataataaacagaACGCAGAACGGTGAACAGAGTCCTGGGTTGGGGTCCTTTTCCcctcttcttccttttttttttttgtcgttttATTTATGCCGACATCTATGGAGCTCCACTCcttgccagcagcagcatcagccaGGTGCCGCTATCGAAAACAAAACGCAACAAAACCAGGCAAAAAATGTCTCACaacttttaattagtttttgctTAAAAGTGACGCACGAAGCACGCTCGCGTTTGTGGTATCAGGCTCAAGTGGCAGCGCCAGTTGGAGGTGGAGCAAATCCCGGACTTGGATTGCACTGAATATCCGGGATTCCGGGCCAGGAGAGGGTAGAGCCAGAGCCATATATAGGCTGGCTAGAAGATAATCGGACCCGAAAAAAATTGTGGCAGCACCTGGTAAGCCGTTTTAACTAGAATCGAAATCAAGCTTAAATTCTGCAATTCTGTGTGTTTCTCTTTAACTTTCCAGGTTGGTGAGGCAAAAGAACCCTGGCCAGGAccaaattaattgcatttcatgAGGTCGCGACACCTTTTGGGCCAAGTCTTTGACTTTTTGCTGAATGAGGGGAAAATGTTAATTACTTTTAATGCTGTGATGGAATGTCAACAGTGTTTGGGTTCTCTTACTCCTCAGTTCCTCACTTCCTCAGTTcatattaaaactaaaataagatataatgTCCAGCTCACAAAGGACACACAGACAAATTTGAAGATTAACTCACTTATTACATTATTCACAATTCCAAAAATAATCATTTCTGTTATTATTAAGTAGTTAATTTAAGAGTTATTTTTTCAAGAGATTTACCAGTAAAGTTGCCTCTTTAAGGTCCTGAAATATAGCATATCCTTTAATCAACTGAATAACAAAACTGAAACGGTCAAAGGCTGGCATTTGGTGTGGcttcaaattgaaatgaacAAACCACAGCAAAGCTCCGGAGCAACTTCCTCTCGTCCACCTTAACGCCTTCGAAAAGGGACGCTATGCAGTTGTGGCAAAGTCCTGCGTACTTTGTCACTTCCTAAGCAGTCTTAGGCTTTGGCTCCCTTAATGTTTTTGGCGGTTTCTGCCACGGCACCAAACTTGGCCAAGAGACAGAACAGAGGGCTTCTGATTTGGTCATCTTTCCTTTAAAGTGTCCTGTTTTGTcacttaaattataaactcTTCGTCCATTTAAATTGCCAATAAAAAACTCAGGGCAAGCATCCTTCAATTTATAAGCAACCTTTAGGtatttgttttacatttatgATTAAGCGTCTTTACTGCTTCACATCCTTGCTGTTCCTGGAGAAAGGACCACCACCAGGACGAATGTTAAAATGCGTCAAGGCTTTACGTCTGGTTACTATGCGTATCCTGTTTGTGAAAAGACCCACACAGAGACAGAAACagcgagagaaagagagagagagagtggagagaaagagagccaATCTAGCTCGGCTGTTGCGctgtaaacaaacaaatgtgAATTTTCAAGTTTTGCCCCCCGTTTTCTcctctctttttattttttttttttattgaacttGGAAGTTGCATAATAAACTATGGCAAGTTGTATAGAATTTATTGTCAGTCGAGGAGTTTTTGCGGCTCTTGTATTTCGAGATAGAAGTCACATTTGTGCCGCCTCGACAGACGGAATGGAGAGTCACTTGATTTGTGTGTTCTACGCGTGAGGATGCGACGAGTATCCTTGTTTTTACACAATTTATATGTAATTTGGAGAAgcaattgttaaaaaaaaaaagttaaatattgaacaggaattaatttattaattttttgaaaaggtTTTCATTAAGAGgttacttttttaatttggattttatttatttcatttttatttgttatttatttaatttatttatagtaaaataaaagagagGAAGAAAGAGAGATAGAGCGGGAGAGAGCGGGATATCACAGTAGGACTGTCCACTTGTTGCAAATCAAGAGCTGCCACCTAGTCTCACATGGCCAAAGCAGGGAAAgctaaaaaactaaaataatagctcaaaaaataataaataaaaataaattaagcataCTTTGTGATGAAAAAATACCTTTATTCAGGATTCCTAGTATCCTTGTATCCCCTTTATTCAGTGTAACCTTTTGTGAAACGAATGCTTGGCCAGGAAAGACTGCCATGTGATCAGAGGACAACCAGCGAGCGACCAATGTTATTGTCACACTTCAGTAAGCCGAAATCAATACGCTTAAATCGCATAATGTACGAGCATTTGAATATAATTTTGGTCTAACAACGAAAGCGGATTTCTTATTGGGGAGAAGGAGAAAATGAAAAGCGAGCGAAAGCCCGGGGCCATTGTTTGGCTCACCGACAACTTTACACTCTCCTTCCCCTTCCCAGACTTGGTCACAGACTCAGAAGCGGAGCCACTCCCTCAGACTCCAGCCCATCCGAGGAGCAAGGAGCAAGCATCCCATCCTGGTGGAGTAGCCCAGGGCAGGCCTCACGAGCAGTGTAATGTAAATGAACTGCTGTCACCGCCCCCAAAAGTTCCTGACAGGTGAGAACAATGTAGAAGTCAAATAATAATAGTGGGGGAAGCCCCCTCTATTCCACCCACCAATTTTGGGTGTGAAAATCCAGTTGCTGCTCTGAGACAACAGGCGGCGGCGGGTATACCGCCGAATGTCAGCGGTCCCTCTCGCATTATTAAGATTGTTAAAAGCCAAGATATTGATTTATGCAGATAAGCGCTATTATGCCAAAGTGCCAGTGAGCTGAGCCAACCCCCCAACCCCCCAGCAGCGAccctgactgactgactgactgactgactgactgactgcctAATGGTGCCTGTTAGGCATGTTTGTCGGGCTCCAAGCTCCAAGCTCCTGCTTCTCCCCATCACTTGGGCTTGTTACGAGTGTGTCTTTACATCCTTGTCTCTCAGCCAGGACACTGATGAGCCGCAGGCAAGTGAAGGAAACGGAAAAGGAGACGGAGACCAAGACCCAGAGTGAGTGAGGGAGACCTGCATACATTCCTTAAGTCAAGCTCAATCACTTAATGTCGCGTAGGTTCCCGGAGCATGTTTGAGGAATCGATGTCTCGTCcacaacatttaaatttcaattatttcttCTGTGACAAGCATAAGCCTAATTCACAGTGCCACCTTAACGGATATAGAAAAGATGCGAAAGTCTTGAAAAACAGcccttgttttttattttgttgctgttttttttgttgtgcaataaatcaaaacaaatccCTTTGCTTGAATTTCAATGTTGCACAGCAAACAACTTGGCGATTTACGTGTGTAAAAGTATGTATATACTTGTACACACATCGCCcacagagagatagagagagcgagagcttTACGCTATATACTCTAGCCTAAATATATACActcataaaaaaattatttatattataaataataaattatattaaataattgaagAAAAATTGCCCTAAAGGTAAGAAagtttttctacaaataaGACAAATAAGTTTTCATGAATTTAAGGCAAGgcttttttaaaatcaaaacaagacagtgtaaatattattttgtagtgTTAATTTGTGGTTAATGTTTGTTATAAATGTAGAGTTATTTTCTTCGTTAATATCCtttcttaatttaagtttgaaaagcactttttttcattaaaaacctTGGtgaatttttctaaaattttgtttGGCAAAAAAACTCACATGTGCACAtctaattcccaactggttctaacaTCCCTGGTTGCCGGTGACTTACTCCTAAATTAACTCACTCAGATGGAGTTCTCGTTTTTACTCTCTctgttttttgcttttattttgatattaattCGTGGAGAGTGTGACAACTGTACTTTAAATCAAGGCTTCAATTTATTatctttctttatatattttttttccatttatttatttacttatttcaCCAATAGAAAGACGCCTTaacttggctgcttaaatacttaattaatactaattttatgtaaatttaggTAAAATGTTGTATTTGGTCCTATATTTCAGCATAAGCTGCCTCCTTAAGGCCTCCCTTAAATGGTTTTAATTTCATAGGAAAAAccccttaattatttttacattttacctaaaatataaagtaaaagTTGCTTGTCTTATTGTGTGCCTTGTTAGCCAAAAAGTGTTCAGGCGAGGCgtcaaatgaaaatttaagaaatgcgcggaaaatattttccgtAAATGCCAGACAAACCCCCCCTAAGGCTTGGGGGGGGGTCGTGCTGGCTTCGAATTTTCTGGTTATTTTATGATTTgcttatatttctttaaggtttttatttacctattttaaatgttaaatttttttttaagatttaattttttcatatatttttgtatatatattttaaaaaccttaaaaacctttatgatttctagtttttttaaattatgaaaaatataaaaagaaaaacaatcgtataatatttttatgtatttttcatAACTTAAAAAAACTGTTTAGTGTTTTAAagttataagaaatataaaaaaatacattcttatattataattatcaaTCTTTGTAATCTTTAACCTTAACCCACAAGTTAAGGGTTGATTTTACAAAGGACCCAACTtccttggcttttttttttgtatgatttcCGTTTATTCAATTGGCGGAAGGAGCTGGAAAAGGAACCCCAAAAGAGAAGGGGTTATGGCCAAAAGGTGAACTCTGAACTCTGTTAATTAGTGCCATTCAGCTCAGTCATAGAATAAATATAACTTGGAAGTTCTGGGTTGATGAAGATAATGAATCAATCGATAAAAccaaaagttaaaaaaataaaggtggCTATGCAAATTGAATGAAGGATGCtatttgcataatttgtttctcttttttgCGTTTTGGAAAAGAAAAGCTAAAAGCCTTAGGAACAACAGCAGACTTTAAGGAGATCATGGGGTTTGATCAGGTTCAGGTAAGGATCTCTAAGGAGAGGGAGTTTCAGTAGTTTCTAGGAGCTAGGAGGAGTTTCTAGGAGTAAAGAGGAGCTTGGAGGAGCTAGGAGGAGCTAGTAAGAGCTTGGAGGAGCCTTGAGCATCTCCAAGAAGCAGCTATAAACCGCCAGCATGTCATGAAGTTCAGCGCGAGAACAATAACAGCTTCTCCCTTAATTCTGTTCGGTTCTGCGCCCTGCGTCCTACGTCCTGCGTCCTTCGTCCTACGTCCTTCGATACGCAGTGCAATGCCAAATGAATAAATCCATTTAAATTGCAACATCCATGACTTGCGGGGCTATTCATCCCGAGTGCTGTGAtgaagacgacgacgaggaagCCAGAGAGCCTGGTAAAGGGCCAGCGGAAAACGCAATGAAAACGCATTTCGTATACATtttctctgcatttattttcccttcttttatttcttcttttttcccttctattttctttttttcttacttttttccttattttttttcttactgCCAGAGTctgccacagccacagccatcgccatcctcctccgcctcctttGGCCTAACAAGCGCAAAGTTAAAAGGACAGTCTAAGGCAGTAcatgtttgtatatatataaaaatatatatatattaataccaggatatatacatataaatggTTAGGTGGGTACATATCGTAAGTATATGTATTTCAGGCGTACAAAAAAGAATGCTAAATCATGGATGAAGTGGATTCCCGGGCACAGCTTGCCCGCCGTTCGCCGTTTGCCCGCCGTATAATTGCATCGAACGCCGAAGCGAATGCTCCTCTAATTTGGTTCCCCAGGGCCAGGAGACGGTAAAGCAGCAGGAGGTCAGACCCAGACTGACCCAGGACCTAGACCAGGCCGCGTCACATGGTGCGAATGATCGTTGCCATATTGTGCAAATGGCTAGGAACAGGAAGAGGAACAAGAACAGGTCCTGGGACCTGGGACCTGGGACCTAGGAACAGGAACAAGAACAGGACCTAGTACCTAGGACCAGGACATTTGCAGAACCCTGACCACGGCCAGTGGACGCCATTTGACGCCATCGGCGGGTTGCTGCGGCGCTAAAAGGAAATTGTGATTGCTGCATAAAATGCTTTTAGAATGGTTGCCAATCGATTTTGGCACGGATTGGCAATGGCAACAGGAAGAGGAACAGCAataggagcaacagcagcaacagcagcagcagcaacagcagcaggaggctGGAGAGCATGTCCTGGGGTCCAGGGCCACGCCGATAAGCGGCTGACGTCGCATCCCATGGAATGTgcgatttaaaattgattgTGAAACATTTGTACTGAATTGGAGTTTCGTATTTTCGTTCGGCTCTTTGTTCGACTTTTGTCCTCATGCAAAAATGGGAGCAACAACAGGGACCAGGaggagcaccagcagcaggagcaggaaagTCACAAGGAGAGAGGGTGGCGCAACAAAAATGAAACCGAAATTGTGCGGCTTGCAGCGAACACAAAATACTATCAACAGCAGATGGTGGAGagacaggagcagcagcaggagcaggaggagcagcagcagcaggacgaggagcagcaggatcaACCTAGATGACAGAGTCACAAAGACCAAACAACATGTTGCCATTGGCTTGAATTGTGTTTAACAAATTATGTTTAACATTTGTGGTCAAGTTGGCAAAAACAGAGACCAGGACACGAGACCAGAATTATTCTTAGAACGATCGTGTGTCCCTGGTACTATTTAGGGATCAGTAAACAGGGAAACCTTACACCCCTGCTTCTATATATGACAGGAATAAGCTGCTAGCAATGGTTGGCATTATGGCATTTATGCAGGACCTACCAGGAGGCAGGATCTACCTGGAGGTAGGACCTACCAAGAGGCAAAACCCACTAGGAGGTAAGACCCACCAGTATAACAATCCAACCCAAAGCTAGGTTATCCGTGCTCGAATTTCTTTTTACCCTCGATGCTCTCTTCGCCAAAAAGGACTCTAGTCCGAGTTACTATCTCGACAAAAAGGGTAGCCGGCAGGACACTGAATTAAGTCACGTGCTGACATTTAAGTCCGAACGTGCAACACGAAacgttttcagttttcagtgttttttttccccttcttttttttacaggACACGGAAGAGGCCGCCAGCGATTAAGTGTTGTCTCACTTGGACAGCCAATCTGTGGACACACCGGGGCATAACTCCAGGGACAGGAGTGTCCTGTGGGCCAGACTTTGTCCGAGTGCGTTGTGTCGCTGCTTTATAATGGCTTTATTTGCTTGAGACGAGGCAAGTGGCAATTGATGGGTTTTCACGGGGGGCTTTTTTAGGGGGGTTTTTAAAGGGGGTTTTGAAGGGGGATTTAGAGGGGTTTTAGGGGGTTTTTAGAGGGTTTTCAGGAGGTGTGTGTACGATCTTAATTAGAAATTTAGAATGATAAATTTATAAggattttaagtaatttttttaatatagtattatataaaatattaggGGGGTTTTCAGGGGGTTTATATAAGATTTTATGAGGGTTTTTAGGAGGTTTTCAGGGAAACTTATAAtggtaatattataattaataattttaattgttcctgatattttttgtggttttaaataaaataagttttgATATAgttatatttaagattttatgACGGTTTTCAGGTTTTTTTGAAGAGTTTTTGAAGGGTTTTTTAGGGGACTTTTTAGGTTCTTCAGAGAGTTTTTAAGGAAGTATTTAGGGTGTTTCCACGAAAACTTAGAATGGTAATTTTATAgttaataattcaaaaattttccttttaatttaatattagaTTTTATGGAAGTTGAGGGGGTTTTTTAAGTGGGTTTCTCTGTAGACTGAATGCTAACTAACCTAAACCTAAGTAAAagggctctctctctctttgtttcttctctctctctctctctctgtttcttctctctctctctctctctctctctctgtttcttCTCTTATTAATAGCTGAAAGGTAATATCGGAGTtatgattttcatttaatttaattttatttttctcttgaATTTTTCCCTTGAATTTTGCAGTGTATAAGAACCAATGAAGCATTAAAACTTGGCAATGAATGAAGGAATCAGACTATTGATAGCATTTTGTCAAAATAATGGGATACGCGAAACGAACGAGAAAAACTTGAATGGGTGACGAAAAGTCAGGCGggaaaaggaggaggaggggggagcaggaggatgaggaggagaaggaggaggagaaggaggggCAGAAGGAGTTCCCAGTAAGTATTGCGACACAATAACAAGGAGGCGTTGGAGGAGAATGACAAGGAGTctgaggagaaggagaagtcAGAAAAGGAGCAGGAGTCTGGGGAGGAGCAGGAGTCTGAGAAAAAGCAAGAGTCTGAGAAGAAAAGTCAAGGCAGGAGGAGAAGTCTGAGTAGGAGTTGGCCAGGGCAGCCAAGATTGTGTTTTGGCTTAGCTCCTCCGACCAAGGTCCATAAACTTGTTGAAAGCTACAGCTGTGTCTGTttggtgtgtgtgctgtgtgtgtgttctgtgtgtgtttttggtgtgtgtgtgttctcgTATACAAATGGTGTGGCATAACTAGAGGGGCTgtagataa
It encodes:
- the LOC138929231 gene encoding uncharacterized protein; the protein is MGFTEQHDTRRGKARQRNASASQWHCNAAAAAAAAAASSGGSPSDTSRASCSANWLGTPPARATWGMTTTATDTTPRRRCSAVRTFELLLLCLSEPLAGQSHSQSRSRSSCTCLQPGGDSGSGCGCGCGSGSGSGSEVTPDLGHGLGTAVGNKNPDQGGGTTRRDLVTDSEAEPLPQTPAHPRSKEQASHPGGVAQGRPHEQCNVNELLSPPPKVPDRTLMSRRQVKETEKETETKTQTCPPFAVCPPYNCIERRSECSSNLVPQGQETVKQQEVRPRLTQDLDQAASHGANDRCHIVQMARNRKRNKNRDQEEHQQQEQESHKERGWRNKNETEIVRLAANTKYYQQQMVERQEQQQEQEEQQQQDEEQQDQPR